DNA sequence from the Streptomyces sp. HUAS 15-9 genome:
GCCAAGGGCAGCGGATTCGCGCATGTTCATCTTGTAAACCTCGTGCTTCGTGCACGTCCCTCCGCGCCAGTCCAAGCGCGGCATCCCCGCCGGTCAGGCGGCGAAGGAGATGGTTCACGTGTCCGCTACGCCCGTGCTGGCGTTGCGCGGAGTCTCCAAGCGATTCGGTGCGGTCCAGGCCCTCACCGACGTCGAGCTGGAGGTTCACGCCGGAGAAGTGGTCGCCCTGGTGGGCGACAACGGCGCAGGAAAGTCGACCCTGGTCAAGACGATCGCGGGTGTCCACCCCATCGATGAGGGCGTCATCGAGTGGGAGGGCAGGCCGGTCAGCATCAACAAGCCGCACGACGCCCAGGGACTCGGCGTCGCGACGGTCTACCAGGACCTCGCGCTGTGCGACAACCTCGACGTGGTCGGCAACCTCTTCCTCGGTCGCGAGCTGCTGCACCGGGGAGTCATCGACGAGGTGTCGATGGAGAAGCAGGCACGGGAGCTGCTGAGCACGCTCTCGATCCGCATCCCCAGCGTCCGCATCCCGATCGCGAGCCTCTCCGGCGGTCAGCGCCAGGTCGTCGCCATCGCCCGCGCCCTGATCGGTGACCCGAAGGTCGTCATCCTCGACGAGCCCACCGCCGCGCTCGGCGTCGAGCAGACCGCGCAGGTCCTCGACCTGGTCGAGCGGCTGCGCGAGCGCAACCTCGGCGTCATCCTCATCAGCCACAACATGGCTGACGTGAAGGCGGTCGCGGACACCGTCGCGGTCCTGCGCCTGGGCAGGAACAACGGCTCCTTCCCCGTGAAGAGCACCAGCCACGAAGAGATCATCGCCGCGATCACGGGAGCCACGGAGAACGCCGTGACTCGTCGTGCGGAGCGTCGCACCACGGAGGCGGCAAAGTGAGTGACACGTCCAAGGTCGAGAAGGCCGCCCCTGTTTCCAAGGCCCAGGACACCGTGGCCCCCGCCGACGACCCCACGGCCGCTCCGGTGGCCGTCGTCGACCCGCGACTGCTGGTCCGCGAAGAGGGCTTCAAGGGCTACATCACGGAGTTCAAGCGCAAGGTCAAGGGCGGTGAACTCGGCTCGCTGCCGGTCGTCATCGGCCTGATCATCATCTGGACGATCTTCCAGCTCCAGAACGACCGGTTCCTGAGCGCGGACAACCTGTCCAACATCAGCTACTTCCTGTCGGCCACCGGCATGCTCGCCATCGGCCTGGTGTTCGTGCTGCTGCTCGGCGAGATCGACCTCTCCGTCGGCTCGGTCAGCGGTCTGGCGTCCACCGTGTTCGCCGTCTTCGTCGTCAACCGCGGTATGAACGCCTGGCTGGCGCTCGCCCTGGCCATCGTGATCGGCGCCGTCATCGGCGCGCTGCAGGGCTGGTTCTTCGCCAAGATCGGCGTACCCGCGTTCGTGGTGACCCTGGCCGGCTTCCTCGGCTGGAACGGTCTGATGCTGTGGCTGCTCGGCTCCAGCGGCACCATCAACATCCCGGCCGACTCCGGCCCGGTGCACCTGCTCGGCCAGAACTCCTTCTTCATGGACCAGGCCATCGTCGGCGCCTACATCCTGGCGGGCCTCGGTGTCGTGCTGACCTTCGTGGGCTCCTTCAGCGAGCAGCGCCGCCGTCGCGCGGCCGGTGTGCCGTTCCGGCCCACCAGCGAGATCCTGCTCCGTGTCGGCCTGCTCGCCGTGGCCTCCTTCTCCGCCGCGGCCGTGCTGAACAACGCCGCGGGTGTCTCCAACGCGCTGGTGATCTTCCTGGGCGCGCTGGTGGTCGTCGACTTCGTACTGCGTCGTACGACCTACGGCCGGAAGGTCTTTGCGGTCGGTGGTGGCATCGAGGCCGCGCGCCGTGCCGGTATCAGCGTGCCGATGATCCGTATCACCGTGTTCGCCATCTCCGGCGGCTTCGCGGCGGTCGGCGGTATGTTCTTCGCCGGCCAGACCGCGAGCGCCACGCTGAGCGCCGGTGGCGGCAACACCCTGATGCTCGCCATCGCGGCGGCCGTCATCGGTGGTACGAGCCTCTTCGGCGGACGCGGTTCCGTCTGGTCCGCCCTGCTCGGCATGCTGGTCATCCAGTCCATCCAGACCGGTCTCGACCTGCTGAACATGAACACCTCGATCCAGTACATGATCACCGGTGCGGTTCTGCTGGGCGCGGTGGTCATCGACTCGGTCTCCCGCAAGAGCCAGAAGGCGGCGGGCCGCGCGTAACGCTCCGCGTAGCGCCGTGTCGTAGGCGTGCGGGTCGTTCTGCGGGTGCCGGTTCGTTGTGGCTGGACGCGCCCCGCGGCGGAGCCGCATATCGACAGGACCCGCGCCCCTGAGGGTGTCGCACTGCCGTTACTCGTCAAGACCCCTGTGCCCGGCACCAATGGCGGTGTCGGGCACAGGTGTGTCTCGGGAGTGCTTCTGGTCGGGTACGGCGCGGTCGTGCCGTAGGGGTCTGGCAGTGCCGTTACTCGTCAAGACCCCTGTGCCCGGCGCCAATGGTGGTGTCGGGCACAGGGGTGTCTCGGGAACCCTTCTGGTGGGCAGGGCCGTTCGCGTGACGTATGACGCGCAGCCCGGGCGTCGGCCGCACAGGCGGAACATTAGACTCGACAGGCCCGGAAACAGCTCGATCAGCTCTACTGCAAGGAGGCACGGGTGCCGCTGCTGACCCGCATCAGGGGACCGCGCGATCTGGACCGGCTCAGCCTGGAGGAGCTGGACCAGCTGGCAGAGGAGATCCGGACCTTCCTCGTCGACGCCGTCTCCAAGACAGGCGGACATCTCGGACCCAACCTGGGCGTGGTCGAGCTCACCATCGCCCTGCACCGTGTCTTCGAGTCCCCGAAGGACAAGGTGCTGTGGGACACGGGCCACCAGTCCTACGTGCACAAGCTGCTCACGGGCCGGCAGGACTTCTCCAAGCTGAAGATGAAGGGCGGCCTGTCCGGTTACCCCTCGCAGGCCGAGTCCGAGCACGACGTCATCGAGAACTCGCACGCCTCGACGGTCCTCGGCTGGGCTGACGGTCTGGCAAAAGCCAACCAGCTGCGCAAAAAGGACGACCATGTCGTCGCCGTCATCGGTGACGGCGCCCTCACCGGCGGCATGGCCTGGGAGGCGCTCAACAACATCGCCGACGCCAAGGACCGCCCGCTGGTCATCGTCGTCAACGACAACGAGCGGTCGTACGCGCCGACGATCGGCGGCCTCGCCAACCACCTCGCGACCTTGCGCACCACCGACGGTTACGAGCGCTTCCTGGCCCGCACCAAGGAGGTCCTGGAACGCACCCCGGTCGTCGGCAAGCCGCTCTACGAGACCCTGCACGGCGCCAAGAAGGGCCTGAAGGACTTCATCACCCCGCAGGGCATGTTCGAGGACCTGGGCCTGAAGTACGTCGGCCCGATCGACGGCCACGACATCGAGGCCCTGGAGTCGGCGCTGGCCCGCGCCAAGCGCTTCGGCGGTCCCGTCATCGTGCACTGCCTCACCGAGAAGGGCCGCGGCTACCAGCCCGCCCTCCAGGACGAGGCCGACCGCTTCCACGCCGTCGGCAAGATCCACCCCGACACGGGCCTGCCCATCGCCAGCTCCGGGGCCGACTGGACCTCCGTCTTCGGCGACGAGATGGTGAAGCTGGGTCATGAGCGCGAGGACATCGTCGCCATCACCGCCGCGATGCTCCAGCCGGTCGGACTCGACCGGTTCGCCAAGGCCTTCCCCGAGCGGGTGTACGACGTCGGCATCGCCGAGCAGCACGGCGCCGTCTCCGCCGCGGGCCTCGCGACGGGCGGGGTGCACCCCGTCTTCGCCGTGTACGCCACCTTCCTCAACCGCGCCTTCGACCAGGTGCTGATGGACGTGGCCCTGCACAAGTGCGGTGTGACCTTCGTGCTGGACCGGGCGGGCATCACCGGCACCGACGGCGCCTCCCACAACGGCATGTGGGACATGTCGATCCTTCAGGTCGTACCGGGGCTCAGGCTGGCCGCGCCGCGCGACGCCGACCAGGTGCGCGCGCAGCTGCGCGAGGCCGTCGAGGTGAAGGACGCGCCGACCGTCGTGCGCTTCTCGAAGGGCGCGGTCGGTCCCGCCGTACCGGCCGTGGGACACGTCGGCGGCATGGACGTGCTGCGCGAGCCGGGCACCGGCACCCCGGACGTGCTGCTGGTCTCCGTGGGCGCCCTCGCCCCGATGTGCCTGGAGATCGCCGGCCTGCTGGACCAGCAGGGCATCACCACCACCGTCGTCGACCCGCGCTGGGTCAAGCCCGTCGACGAGGCCATGGCCCCGCTCGCCGAGCGGCACCGCGTGGTCGTCACCGTCGAGGACAACTCCCGGGTCGGCGGCGTCGGCTCGGCGGTCGCCCAGGCCCTGCGGGACGCCGGCGTCGACGTCCCGCTGCGTGACTTCGGCATCCCGCCGCGCTTCCTCGACCACGCCTCGCGCGCCGAGGTCATGGCCGAGATCGGACTGACCGCCCCCGACATCGCCCGCCAGGTCACCGGCCTGGTCTCCAAGCTGGACGGCCGCTTCGACCGCCCGACAAGCGAGATCGACTCGGTGGAGCCCGCGCGCGACTAGCAACAGGGAACTCGGGGGAGGCGTCCTTCCAGGCCGGTTTTGCCACTGTCAAGAGTGGTGAAACCGGCCCATTTGCGTGAATCGGCATGCTTCGGGGCATACGTACCACGCCCCCTCTCGATCATGTCGGGGACGACAAGCGTGGGAGGTACCCCGTGAGCAGTTCCCTCTTCCGGACGAAAAAGGTGGAGCAGTCCATCCTCGACACCGAGGAGCCAGAGCACGCGCTCAAGAAATCCTTGTCCGCGCTGGATCTGACCGTCTTCGGCGTCGGTGTCATCATCGGCACCGGCATCTTCGTCCTGACCGGCAAGGTCGCCAAGGAGAACGCGGGCCCCGCGGTCTCCCTGGCCTTCGTCGCGGCCGGCGTCGTCTGCGCACTCGCCGCGCTCTGCTACGCGGAGTTCGCCTCCACGGTCCCGGTGGCCGGATCCGCGTACACCTTCTCGTACGCCTCCCTCGGCGAACTGCCCGCCTGGATCATCGGCTGGGACCTCGTCCTGGAGTTCGCGCTCGGCACGGCGGTGGTCGCCGTCGGCTGGTCCGGCTACATGCGCTCGCTCCTGGACAACGCGGGCTGGCACCTGCCCGACTACCTCGGCGGCCGGGACGGGGCCCACGGCTTCGGCTTCGACATCCTCGCCGCCGCGCTGGTCCTGGTGCTCACCGCCATCCTCGTGATCGGCATGAAACTGTCCGCGCGGGTCACCGAGGTGGTCGTCGCCATCAAGGTGACGGTCGTCCTGATCGTGATCATCGCCGGTGCCTTCTTCATCACCAGCTCCAACTACAAGCCGTTCATCCCCAAGGCCCAGCCGGTGGAGGCCGGGGGCACTCTCAAAGCGCCGCTCATCCAGCTGATGGCCGGCTGGGCGCCGTCCAACTTCGGTGTGATGGGCATCTTCACCGCCGCCTCCGTCGTCTTCTTCGCCTTCATCGGCTTCGACGTCGTGGCCACCGCCGCCGAGGAGACCAAGAACCCGCAGCGGGACATGCCGCGCGGCATCCTCGGCTCCCTGTTCATCTGCACGGCGCTGTACGTCGCGGTGTCCATCGTCGTCACGGGCATGCAGCACTACACCGCTCTCTCCGTGGACGCCCCGCTCGCCGACGCCTTCAAGGCCCTCGGTCACCCCTGGTACGCGGGCGCGATCAGCTTCGGCGCGGTCATCGGCCTGACCACGGTCTGCATGATCCTGCTGCTCGGTCAGACCCGGGTGTTCTTCGCGATGAGCCGCGACGGGCTGCTGCCCCGCTTCTTCTCCATCGTCCACCCCCGGTTCCGGACCCCGCACCGGCCGACCATCCTGCTCGGCGTGCTCATCGCGGTCATCGCCGGTTTCACCAGTCTGAGTGAACTCGCCGAGCTGGTGAACATCGGCACGCTGTTCGCCTTCGTGGTCGTCGCGCTCGGCGTGATCATCCTCCGCCGCACCCGCCCGGACCTGCACCGCGCCTTCCGCACCCCGTGGGTGCCCTTCATCCCGGTCCTGTCCGTCGCCGCCACGCTCTGGCTGATGCTGAACCTGCCCGCCGAGACCTGGCTCCGGTTCGCCATCTGGATGGTGATCGGCTTCGTCGTGTACTTCGCGTACGGCCGCTCGCACAGCCGCCTGGGACGTCACGAGGAGACCACGGTCGGCGAGGCGTTCAAGCACAAGCGGGGCGACGCATCGGAATAGGAGAACATGAACGCACAGTAGTCAAACCGCTTGCCGCCCCGGCCCCGTATGTCCCGCTTCGGTGGAGACCGCGGGGCCGGATAGCGTGCTCCCCATGTCCGCCGCGCAGCCCGCCCCTCCACGTTCCGTAATCGCACGGAAGGCGTACTGGACGCGGCTGCTGCCGCTGCTGGCGGCCCTGGCCTGTGTGACCCGTGTGCCGTCCTTCGCGCGGCCGCTGTGGAACCCCGACGAGGGCTTTCTCGCCGTGCAGGCCCGGATGCTGGCACACGGCGGACAGCTGTACGAGACGGTGGTGGACCGCAAGCCGCCGCTCGTGCCGTGGCTGTACCAGGCCGCGTTCGCGCTGGGCGGTTCCGGATCGCTCACCCCGGTGCGGATCCTCGCCGTGCTCGCACAACTGCTCACCGCCGTCCTGCTGGCCTCGCTCGCCCGGCGCCGGTGGGGCGACACCGCGGGCCGGACGGCCGGAGGGCTGTATCTGCTGGTCTCCGTGGGGCTCAACCCCGAGGACGCGCAGGCCGCCACGTTCGAGGTGTTCATGCTGCCCTGCACGGCCGCCGCGATGTGGTGCGCGGACCGCCGCCGCTGGGGCGCGGCCGGGGCGGCCGCCGCCTGCGCCCTGCTCACCAAGCAGACCGGCGGGGCGGTGCTGGTGCCGGTGCTGTGGCTCGCGTACCGGCACGGCGCGCCGCGCGGCGGGGTGCTGCGGCTGGTCGCCGGGGTGACCCTGCCGGTGCTCGGCGCGGCCCTGGTCACCGATCCGGCCGGCTTCGTCTTCTGGACGGTCACCGGATCGGGGGCGTACGCCTCCTTCACCGGCTCCGAACTCCATGCCCTGGTCCGGGCGCTGACCAACACGGTGATCCTGGCCGTGGCCTGCGCGGGCCTGATCCCGCCGGTGGTACGGGCCCTGCGGCTGGCCCGCACGGGCGCGGTCGACCTGTGGCTGTGGCTCGCCTCGTCGGCCCCGGCCGTCCTCCTCGGCTTCCACTTCTTCGGCCACTACTACCTGCAACTCATCCCGCCGCTCGCCCTGCTGGCGACGGCCGCGCTGCAGATCCTGCCCCGGCAGCGGCTGACGGCGGCGGTCCTCACCTCGGCCTGCTGCTGCGTCCTCTTCCTGGCCTGGGGCCTGCTGGCGCCCCGCCCCGAACTCACCCACGCCCAGCGCCTCGCCTCCGCCGTGGCCCACCGCACGGCGCTGACCGACCGGGTCCTCGTATGGGGGATACACCCGGAGACGTACTGGCTGTCCGAGCGCACCCCCGCCAGCCGCTATCTCACCGCGGGGCTCCTCACCAACTTCAGCGGCGGCCGGGGCGGCCCCGAGGTCGGCGAGAAGTACGCCGTTCAGGGCACCTGGCCCGTCTTCCGCGAGGAGATGACCACCCACGCACCGGCCCTGGTGGTCGACGACTCCAGAGGCAAGCCGTACGCCCCGGAACGCGTCCCGGGCCTGCGCCGGCTCCTCGCGGCACGGTACGAACCGGTGGGGGAGGTGGACGGGGCGGTGCTGTACGCCCGGGTGGCGCGGGACCAGGGGGACTAGGGCGTACCGCCGAGCACCGCCCGGGGGCCCGTCACCTCCGCGTCCAACTCCATCACCCTGCGCCGCAGTTCGCGGTCGGCGGTGATGACCAGGGTGGGGCGGCCGTGGTTCTCCTCGAC
Encoded proteins:
- a CDS encoding ATP-binding cassette domain-containing protein; its protein translation is MVHVSATPVLALRGVSKRFGAVQALTDVELEVHAGEVVALVGDNGAGKSTLVKTIAGVHPIDEGVIEWEGRPVSINKPHDAQGLGVATVYQDLALCDNLDVVGNLFLGRELLHRGVIDEVSMEKQARELLSTLSIRIPSVRIPIASLSGGQRQVVAIARALIGDPKVVILDEPTAALGVEQTAQVLDLVERLRERNLGVILISHNMADVKAVADTVAVLRLGRNNGSFPVKSTSHEEIIAAITGATENAVTRRAERRTTEAAK
- a CDS encoding sugar ABC transporter permease; the protein is MSDTSKVEKAAPVSKAQDTVAPADDPTAAPVAVVDPRLLVREEGFKGYITEFKRKVKGGELGSLPVVIGLIIIWTIFQLQNDRFLSADNLSNISYFLSATGMLAIGLVFVLLLGEIDLSVGSVSGLASTVFAVFVVNRGMNAWLALALAIVIGAVIGALQGWFFAKIGVPAFVVTLAGFLGWNGLMLWLLGSSGTINIPADSGPVHLLGQNSFFMDQAIVGAYILAGLGVVLTFVGSFSEQRRRRAAGVPFRPTSEILLRVGLLAVASFSAAAVLNNAAGVSNALVIFLGALVVVDFVLRRTTYGRKVFAVGGGIEAARRAGISVPMIRITVFAISGGFAAVGGMFFAGQTASATLSAGGGNTLMLAIAAAVIGGTSLFGGRGSVWSALLGMLVIQSIQTGLDLLNMNTSIQYMITGAVLLGAVVIDSVSRKSQKAAGRA
- the dxs gene encoding 1-deoxy-D-xylulose-5-phosphate synthase; translation: MPLLTRIRGPRDLDRLSLEELDQLAEEIRTFLVDAVSKTGGHLGPNLGVVELTIALHRVFESPKDKVLWDTGHQSYVHKLLTGRQDFSKLKMKGGLSGYPSQAESEHDVIENSHASTVLGWADGLAKANQLRKKDDHVVAVIGDGALTGGMAWEALNNIADAKDRPLVIVVNDNERSYAPTIGGLANHLATLRTTDGYERFLARTKEVLERTPVVGKPLYETLHGAKKGLKDFITPQGMFEDLGLKYVGPIDGHDIEALESALARAKRFGGPVIVHCLTEKGRGYQPALQDEADRFHAVGKIHPDTGLPIASSGADWTSVFGDEMVKLGHEREDIVAITAAMLQPVGLDRFAKAFPERVYDVGIAEQHGAVSAAGLATGGVHPVFAVYATFLNRAFDQVLMDVALHKCGVTFVLDRAGITGTDGASHNGMWDMSILQVVPGLRLAAPRDADQVRAQLREAVEVKDAPTVVRFSKGAVGPAVPAVGHVGGMDVLREPGTGTPDVLLVSVGALAPMCLEIAGLLDQQGITTTVVDPRWVKPVDEAMAPLAERHRVVVTVEDNSRVGGVGSAVAQALRDAGVDVPLRDFGIPPRFLDHASRAEVMAEIGLTAPDIARQVTGLVSKLDGRFDRPTSEIDSVEPARD
- a CDS encoding amino acid permease, with product MSSSLFRTKKVEQSILDTEEPEHALKKSLSALDLTVFGVGVIIGTGIFVLTGKVAKENAGPAVSLAFVAAGVVCALAALCYAEFASTVPVAGSAYTFSYASLGELPAWIIGWDLVLEFALGTAVVAVGWSGYMRSLLDNAGWHLPDYLGGRDGAHGFGFDILAAALVLVLTAILVIGMKLSARVTEVVVAIKVTVVLIVIIAGAFFITSSNYKPFIPKAQPVEAGGTLKAPLIQLMAGWAPSNFGVMGIFTAASVVFFAFIGFDVVATAAEETKNPQRDMPRGILGSLFICTALYVAVSIVVTGMQHYTALSVDAPLADAFKALGHPWYAGAISFGAVIGLTTVCMILLLGQTRVFFAMSRDGLLPRFFSIVHPRFRTPHRPTILLGVLIAVIAGFTSLSELAELVNIGTLFAFVVVALGVIILRRTRPDLHRAFRTPWVPFIPVLSVAATLWLMLNLPAETWLRFAIWMVIGFVVYFAYGRSHSRLGRHEETTVGEAFKHKRGDASE
- a CDS encoding ArnT family glycosyltransferase produces the protein MSAAQPAPPRSVIARKAYWTRLLPLLAALACVTRVPSFARPLWNPDEGFLAVQARMLAHGGQLYETVVDRKPPLVPWLYQAAFALGGSGSLTPVRILAVLAQLLTAVLLASLARRRWGDTAGRTAGGLYLLVSVGLNPEDAQAATFEVFMLPCTAAAMWCADRRRWGAAGAAAACALLTKQTGGAVLVPVLWLAYRHGAPRGGVLRLVAGVTLPVLGAALVTDPAGFVFWTVTGSGAYASFTGSELHALVRALTNTVILAVACAGLIPPVVRALRLARTGAVDLWLWLASSAPAVLLGFHFFGHYYLQLIPPLALLATAALQILPRQRLTAAVLTSACCCVLFLAWGLLAPRPELTHAQRLASAVAHRTALTDRVLVWGIHPETYWLSERTPASRYLTAGLLTNFSGGRGGPEVGEKYAVQGTWPVFREEMTTHAPALVVDDSRGKPYAPERVPGLRRLLAARYEPVGEVDGAVLYARVARDQGD